One window of Quercus robur chromosome 5, dhQueRobu3.1, whole genome shotgun sequence genomic DNA carries:
- the LOC126725241 gene encoding ELF3-like protein 2, with protein sequence MRGGKDEQKVLSPMFPRLHVNDTEKRGPKAPPRNKMALYEQLSVPSQRFTPGSASMLPIRSKNSSSLVPLVSSSQAGGHQKSIFTQLCNSSSSHRAENLHSYSSIGVKLNNKVASHEQNSKKPTTCQSLNATRLLSSSAKCKSFQSCKFSKFKSYSSKKLGDEDDRVPIPGQGIIPHRSNSQCSRDREKSPCLSLNTSVKLQNASDGQSIRNATIDLKSTEFVTQQAEEDSRVSRSNQDPGESSDSITSTRYKNLVDMSLTLSNKVKNSESLKRIHATSDQEKRSSLVDKLNRLQDSNTQLQQVFVAVQDRTALRDDIIKCRIGIGKENTSKLRNESCSRPSIGDHYQSLNGLTNGTECEEKKCGSMSALDISPDDVVGVIGEKLFWKARRAIINQQRLFAVQVFELHRLIKVQRLIAGSPHILLEDNFYLGKPSVKISPLKKLQSEYVSEPTFPPIVKAKDNIPRSIPITEYQDENVVRKFPLPSVNYDTSKGLNTEESNFGLYSANTSLAPGNTYTKPAPWYFQPPPGNHWLVPEMSPSEGLVYKPSAGSCPTAGFMAPVYSNCGAMNLSPGSGDFLNTAYGVPATPQWIGIFPNATPLGQTYFPPYGPSVMHQSLSDSAIEQTSPFTGVQLDGQENQLSVGDINLTLPQQSSCNISSPVNQVIPCHVGKFPASKESELQGSTASSPFERAKGDALPLFPTSPTIKALDQNVPSSEHRTQVIKVVPHNPRSATESAVRIFQSIQEERKQL encoded by the exons ATGAGAGGAGGAAAAGATGAGCAAAAGGTGTTAAGTCCTATGTTTCCTAGGCTTCATGTAAATGATACAGAGAAAAGAGGGCCAAAAGCACCTCCAAGGAACAAAATGGCTCTGTATGAACAGCTCAGTGTTCCATCTCAAAGGTTCACTCCTGGTTCAGCGTCCATGTTGCCAATTCGGTCCAAAAACAGCAGTAGCTTGGTTCCTTTGGTATCCTCGAGCCAA GCTGGTGGCCACCAAAAGAGTATCTTTACTCAGCTCTGCAACTCCTCTTCTTCTCATCGAGCAGAGAATCTCCACTCTTATTCTTCCATTGGGGTTAAGTTGAACAATAAGGTGGCAAGTCATGAACAGAATTCCAAGAAGCCTACAACTTGTCAAAGTTTGAATGCAACAAGGCTATTGTCATCATCTGCTAAATGCAAATCATTTCAATCATGcaaattttccaaatttaagAGCTACTCTTCAAAGAAGCTCGGAGATGAGGATGATAGAGTTCCTATCCCTGGCCAAGGAATAATTCCACATCGTAGCAACAGTCAGTGCAGCAGAGATAGGGAAAAATCCCCTTGCTTGAGCTTAAACACTTCAGTTAAACTTCAAAATGCTTCTGATGGGCAGTCAATTAGAAATGCAACCATTGACCTAAAGTCAACAGAATTTGTGACGCAGCAAGCTGAAGAGGACTCAAGAGTGTCTCGGAGTAATCAGGACCCTGGGGAAAGCTCAGATTCAATCACATCAACTAGATATAAGAATTTGGTGGATATGTCTTTAACCCTGtcaaataaagttaaaaattctGAATCATTAAAGAGAATACATGCAACTTCTgatcaagaaaaaagaagcagTTTGGTGGATAAGTTGAACAGATTACAAGATTCTAATACACAGTTGCAACAAGTGTTTGTGGCTGTGCAAGACAGAACAGCCCTCAGAGATGACATCATAAAATGCAGAATAGGCATAGGCAAGGAAAACACTTCAAAGTTGAGAAATGAATCATGCTCGAGGCCATCAATTGGAGACCATTATCAAAGTCTTAATGGGCTTACAAATGGCACtgagtgtgaagaaaagaaaTGTGGATCTATGTCGGCTTTGGATATCTCCCCTGATGATGTTGTTGGAGTGATAGGTGAGAAACTATTCTGGAAAGCGAGAAGAGCTATTATCAA TCAACAAAGATTGTTCGCGGTGCAAGTGTTTGAGTTGCATAGACTGATAAAG GTACAAAGATTGATTGCTGGCTCGCCGCATATTTTACTTGAAGATAACTTTTATTTGGGCAAGCCTTCAGTAAAAATATCTCCACTGAAGAAATTGCAGTCTGAATATGTTTCAGAACCAACATTTCCCCCGATTGTTAAAGCAAAAGATAATATTCCAAGATCAATTCCTATCACTGAATATCAAGATGAAAATGTGGTTAGAAAGTTCCCACTCCCTTCTGTCAATTATGACACCAGCAAAGGATTGAATACCGAGGaatcaaattttgggctttattCTGCAAATACTTCTTTAGCTCCTGGGAATACCTATACGAAACCAGCCCCGTGGTATTTCCAACCACCACCAGGAAATCATTGGTTAGTTCCTGAAATGTCTCCATCTGAAGGACTTGTGTACAAGCCCTCTGCAGGGTCATGTCCAACTGCAGGTTTCATGGCACCAGTATACAGCAACTGTGGGGCTATGAACCTGAGTCCAGGAAGCGGAGACTTTTTAAACACTGCTTACGGTGTTCCTGCTACTCCCCAGTGGATTGGAATTTTTCCGAACGCAACTCCTTTAGGCCAGACATACTTTCCTCCATATGGCCCGTCAGTCATGCATCAATCTCTATCCGATTCAGCTATTGAGCAAACAAGCCCATTTACAGGAGTTCAGTTAGATGGGCAGGAAAATCAATTATCAGTTGGAGACATCAATCTTACATTACCTCAGCAAAGCTCATGTAACATATCCAGCCCGGTAAATCAAGTAATACCATGTCATGTTGGGAAATTCCCTGCATCAAAAGAGAGTGAATTACAGGGAAGTACAGCAAGCAGTCCCTTTGAGAGGGCCAAAGGAGATGCACTTCCTCTTTTTCCCACATCACCGACAATTAAGGCATTGGATCAAAATGTGCCAAGTAGTGAGCATCGGACACAAGTGATTAAGGTTGTACCTCACAATCCAAGATCAGCAACTGAATCAGCAGTACGGATATTTCAGTCAATACAGGAAGAAAGGAAACAATTATGA